The Bacillus sp. B-jedd sequence CTAAAATAGCTTCTGGAAACTGGGGGTTGGTTTTTCATTGAAAAACCCCCGCCGTGATTGGCAGGGGTTAAGGTTTAAATGTGCTTTTCGAGAAGATTGACCAGATTTTCTTTCGGCTGGTAACCGACAACCTTATCAACCTGTTCGCCATCCTTGAAAACAAGGAGAGTCGGAATGCTCATAACTCCATATTTCGCGGAAGTCTCAGGGTTTTCGTCTACATCAAGCTTTACGATTTTCACCTTGTCTCCCATTTCGGAATCTACTTCCTCAAGTA is a genomic window containing:
- the trxA gene encoding thioredoxin, whose amino-acid sequence is MAISHATDQNFAGEIGTGVVLVDFWAPWCGPCKMIAPVLEEVDSEMGDKVKIVKLDVDENPETSAKYGVMSIPTLLVFKDGEQVDKVVGYQPKENLVNLLEKHI